A single Pseudodesulfovibrio aespoeensis Aspo-2 DNA region contains:
- the metK gene encoding methionine adenosyltransferase, with protein MQIEGKYLFTSESVTEGHPDKVADQISDAILDTIIRQDPNARVACETLVTTGLAFIAGEISTTAFADFPEIVRATIKDIGYCSSDTMGFDWQTCAVISSIDKQSPDIAQGVNRTKPEEQGAGDQGMMFGFATNETPTLMPTPIYYAHKLSRRLTYVRKEGILDFLRPDGKTQVCVEFDSGKPVRIDNVVVSSQHSESIAYADLKEAILQEVIMKTLPEELIDEKLKTYINPTGRFVIGGPVGDCGLTGRKIINDTYGGAGAHGGGAFSGKDPSKVDRSGAYMARYVAKNVVAAGLADMCEVQIAYAIGVAEPVSVVVCSRGTGQVTDEQLTKAVKEVFDMRPYFIQERLNLRRPIFQLTTNYGHFGRERPEFTWEMTDAVDDLRTACKI; from the coding sequence ATGCAGATCGAAGGAAAGTACCTGTTCACCTCGGAATCCGTGACCGAAGGCCATCCCGACAAGGTCGCCGACCAGATCTCCGACGCCATCCTGGACACCATCATTCGCCAGGACCCTAACGCCCGCGTGGCCTGCGAAACCCTGGTCACCACCGGCCTGGCTTTCATCGCCGGGGAAATTTCCACCACCGCCTTTGCCGATTTCCCGGAGATCGTCCGGGCCACCATCAAGGACATCGGCTACTGCAGCTCCGACACCATGGGCTTTGACTGGCAGACCTGCGCGGTCATCTCCTCCATCGACAAGCAGTCCCCGGACATCGCCCAGGGCGTCAACCGCACCAAGCCCGAGGAACAGGGCGCTGGCGACCAGGGCATGATGTTCGGCTTTGCCACCAATGAGACCCCGACCCTGATGCCCACCCCCATCTACTACGCGCACAAGCTTTCCCGCCGCCTGACCTATGTGCGCAAGGAGGGCATCCTCGATTTCCTGCGCCCGGACGGCAAGACCCAGGTCTGCGTCGAGTTCGACAGCGGCAAACCCGTGCGCATCGACAACGTGGTCGTCTCCTCCCAGCATTCCGAGAGCATTGCCTACGCCGACCTCAAGGAAGCCATCCTGCAGGAAGTCATCATGAAGACCCTGCCCGAGGAGCTGATCGACGAGAAGCTCAAGACCTACATCAACCCCACGGGCCGTTTCGTCATCGGCGGTCCGGTCGGCGACTGCGGACTCACTGGCCGCAAGATCATCAACGACACCTACGGCGGAGCCGGTGCCCACGGCGGCGGCGCGTTCTCCGGCAAGGACCCGTCCAAGGTGGACCGCTCCGGCGCGTACATGGCCCGCTATGTGGCCAAGAACGTGGTGGCTGCAGGCCTCGCCGACATGTGCGAAGTCCAGATCGCCTACGCCATCGGCGTGGCCGAGCCGGTCTCCGTGGTCGTCTGCTCGCGCGGCACCGGCCAGGTGACTGACGAACAGCTGACCAAGGCCGTCAAAGAGGTCTTTGACATGCGCCCCTACTTCATCCAGGAGCGGCTCAACCTGCGCCGCCCCATCTTCCAGCTGACCACCAACTACGGTCACTTTGGCCGCGAACGCCCGGAGTTCACCTGGGAAATGACCGACGCGGTGGACGACCTGCGCACCGCCTGCAAGATCTGA
- the panD gene encoding aspartate 1-decarboxylase: MAQRCFLSAKIHGATITCANLEYRGSISIDTVLMKTVGLLPYEQVDVYNLDNGERLTTYAIPGAKGEICLNGAAAHKGAPGQRVIIASYVWLDEQEARTRKPRVVIADNNNGVDQILECELDPDF, translated from the coding sequence GTGGCACAACGATGCTTTTTGAGCGCCAAGATTCACGGCGCGACCATCACCTGCGCGAACCTGGAGTACCGGGGGAGCATCTCCATCGACACCGTGTTGATGAAGACCGTGGGCCTTTTGCCCTACGAGCAGGTGGACGTGTACAACCTGGACAACGGGGAACGACTGACCACCTACGCCATCCCCGGCGCTAAAGGCGAGATATGCCTCAACGGAGCCGCCGCCCACAAGGGCGCGCCGGGCCAGCGGGTGATCATCGCCTCCTATGTGTGGCTTGACGAGCAAGAGGCCCGGACGCGCAAGCCCAGGGTCGTCATCGCAGACAACAACAACGGCGTCGACCAGATCCTCGAGTGCGAACTCGACCCGGATTTTTAG
- a CDS encoding methyltransferase domain-containing protein, protein MSIPLSKESIRRAFERARNTYAEAAQVQDRAALRCAEHVPTGEYPAILEIGAGGGVLTRHIAERCTHSRYVAVDISPGMLAQVSRDGLTNPEFVAADGEYLCFPQESFELLVSSSTMQWYRSPEVSIHDNLRLLRHGGRFSLSIFVEGTYAEFAEASAASGFGSMLPMRPAQDFVEILQDASPMVLESEIVTHVVHYPTVADMLRAHRATGATATPGAKQPSRQAYQRFIDYYEGNHRAPEGIRSTVFILHLWGRR, encoded by the coding sequence TTGTCGATACCGCTGTCTAAGGAGAGCATCCGCCGGGCTTTCGAGCGGGCCAGGAACACCTATGCCGAGGCCGCTCAGGTCCAGGATCGGGCGGCGCTGCGGTGCGCCGAGCACGTCCCGACGGGCGAGTATCCGGCCATTCTCGAAATCGGCGCGGGCGGTGGCGTACTGACCCGGCACATCGCCGAACGCTGCACCCATTCCCGTTACGTGGCCGTGGACATCTCCCCCGGCATGCTCGCCCAGGTGAGCCGGGACGGATTGACCAATCCCGAGTTCGTCGCCGCTGACGGCGAGTACCTCTGTTTCCCTCAGGAGAGCTTCGAGCTGTTGGTCAGTTCGTCCACCATGCAGTGGTATCGTTCGCCCGAGGTGTCCATCCACGACAACCTCAGGCTGCTCAGGCACGGCGGTCGGTTCTCCCTGTCCATTTTTGTCGAGGGGACTTATGCCGAATTCGCCGAGGCTTCGGCTGCATCCGGTTTCGGTTCCATGCTCCCCATGCGTCCTGCTCAGGATTTTGTGGAGATATTGCAGGACGCCTCGCCCATGGTTCTTGAGTCGGAGATCGTGACCCATGTGGTCCACTATCCGACCGTGGCGGACATGCTGCGCGCCCATCGCGCCACCGGGGCCACGGCCACGCCCGGTGCCAAGCAGCCGTCCCGGCAGGCCTACCAGCGGTTTATCGACTATTACGAAGGCAACCATCGCGCTCCCGAAGGCATCAGGAGCACGGTCTTCATCCTCCATCTCTGGGGCCGCCGTTGA
- a CDS encoding alpha/beta fold hydrolase, producing MIDDFLFVSGWAGYPELFPSLAGKGEFLLPFVRHAEREVFDRLDASAASTLIGWSTGAHMILKRWSRVVNRFERIILLAPFLAFTDYTPEKAVRLMIREMRRDPEQVVRRFHANCGYNGRPVHCHGDAEGLIAGLEYLCVSRAMPSHLGGRKTILVHGEHDRIVPPHATEDIREVMPDASCQTLACGHYISGHDLVDTAV from the coding sequence GTGATCGACGATTTTCTTTTTGTATCCGGCTGGGCGGGCTACCCGGAGCTCTTTCCTTCCCTGGCTGGAAAGGGTGAATTCTTGCTGCCCTTTGTCCGCCATGCCGAGCGTGAGGTCTTTGACCGGTTGGATGCGTCCGCCGCTTCCACGCTCATAGGCTGGTCCACGGGCGCGCACATGATCCTCAAGCGATGGAGCCGCGTGGTGAACCGGTTTGAACGGATCATTCTCCTGGCTCCGTTTCTGGCCTTCACCGACTATACTCCGGAAAAGGCGGTACGGCTGATGATCCGCGAGATGCGCCGGGACCCGGAGCAGGTGGTGCGCCGCTTTCACGCCAACTGCGGATACAACGGGCGGCCCGTGCACTGCCATGGCGACGCCGAGGGGTTGATCGCCGGTCTGGAGTATCTGTGCGTCTCCCGCGCCATGCCTTCGCACCTGGGCGGAAGGAAAACGATCCTCGTCCACGGCGAGCATGATCGCATCGTGCCGCCCCACGCCACAGAGGATATCCGGGAGGTCATGCCGGACGCATCCTGCCAGACCCTTGCGTGCGGTCATTACATTTCAGGACACGATCTTGTCGATACCGCTGTCTAA
- a CDS encoding substrate-binding periplasmic protein: MRRVLPGFCLALSVLLVGGQVLAEEVRLVYEDFPPFEYQQDGEAQGESVALIRQVCAELGLTPVFMHRPWARALDDVRTGHADGIFSLFRSEERERSLIFAQQPLAHDETVVFVARGDLHPESLEDLAGLRVGLVRGHHYGSGVVERIPGSLQLFKDVRTMFAMLCEGRIDAAMVARSPGEHFLKQLDCGDQVREVLVLAQMSLHIAFSRLDEAHGKRLAEAFSRELARMEAARRGGREAASE; the protein is encoded by the coding sequence ATGCGTCGTGTCCTTCCTGGATTCTGTCTTGCCCTGAGCGTCCTGCTGGTCGGCGGCCAAGTCCTGGCTGAAGAGGTGCGTCTGGTCTACGAGGATTTCCCGCCCTTTGAGTACCAACAGGACGGCGAGGCGCAGGGCGAAAGCGTGGCTCTGATCCGGCAGGTGTGCGCCGAACTGGGACTGACTCCGGTCTTCATGCACCGCCCTTGGGCACGGGCCTTGGACGACGTGCGCACGGGCCACGCGGACGGGATCTTTTCGCTCTTCCGGTCCGAGGAGCGCGAAAGATCGTTGATTTTCGCGCAGCAGCCGCTTGCCCATGACGAAACCGTGGTGTTTGTGGCCCGGGGTGATCTGCATCCCGAGTCCCTGGAGGATCTCGCAGGTTTGCGGGTGGGACTGGTCCGGGGCCACCATTACGGTTCGGGCGTGGTCGAACGGATTCCGGGATCACTCCAGTTGTTCAAGGATGTGCGGACAATGTTCGCCATGCTGTGCGAGGGACGCATCGACGCGGCCATGGTTGCCCGGAGCCCTGGAGAGCACTTCCTGAAGCAGTTGGATTGCGGCGACCAGGTGCGGGAGGTCCTGGTGCTGGCGCAGATGTCTCTGCACATAGCTTTCTCCAGGCTGGACGAGGCGCACGGCAAACGGCTGGCCGAGGCCTTTTCACGCGAGCTTGCCCGCATGGAGGCCGCGCGGAGGGGCGGGCGGGAGGCTGCGTCGGAGTAG